GAGCTCGAGACCATGAACGACGAAATGCGCATTCGTTCCACCGACCTCGACGAGGCCCGGGCGTTCCTCGAGGGAGTGCTGAGCAGCATCGCGGCCGGCGTGGTGGTGCTCTCCACCGACCTGAAGGTCAAGAGCTGGAACAGAGGCGCTGCCGAACTGTGGGGACTGCGCGGCGAGGAGGTGCTCGGCGAGCACTTCTTCGGGTTGGACTTCGGCCTGCCCACCACAGAGCTCCGCGAGGTCGTCCAGCGGTGCATCTCTTCGGGAGAGCAGTCGTCGGCTCTCACTCTCGCGGCCGTCAACCGGATCGGCAGAACCATCAACTGCTCGGTCGTGTGCTCGCCGTTCGACGGCCACAACGGCGGCGTGGTCCTTCTGATGGAGAATGTGGCAAGTTAGGCCTCCGGCTGACGAACGGCTGCCCTACCCTGGCTGCATGGTTGCCGACAGTGGGGCGTCCGAGTCGCACAGCCGACGACGCGCCGACAACGCGTGGCGGCATGCGGGCCTGGCCCAGGAGCGCGCGGCCAGGGAGGCTCGTTACGCGGAACGTCACGAGAGCCTCGCGGGCGAGTCCGGGGACGCCTTCCATGACTCGATGGCCGCAATACACCGGCGGGTCGAGGCCCGCCACCTGACGACCGCGCGCCTGCAGGAGACATTCGCCAGGCGCCTGACGCAGTGGCTGGCCGACTGCGGTACCTCCCCGCTGTTCATGAGCGAGGTGGCCCGCGCCTGCGGTACCGGCAGCGCCGCGCTGACGCTCGTCGGCTCCGACCTGACCCAGCTTGCCGTGGCGGCGTCCGACCGGCCGGCCCGCAGTGCGCAGGATCTGGAGTACCTGCTGGGGATCGGCCCGGCCCGGGACGCCGCCCGCGACGGAATCCCGGTGTCCGCCTCGGGCGGGGCGATGGAGCGGCGCTGGCCCTCATACGGCTCAGGGCTCACGACGCTCGGCATCTCCACGGTGTTCGCGGTCCCCCTCAAGACATCGTCCGGCTGCCTGGGCGCCCTGACGGTCTTCGACCCGCGCCACACCACCACGGACCTGCAGAGCTTCGCCCAGGTCGCGGAAGCCCTCACCGACACCATCCTGCTTGCCCCCGACGTGGATCCGGAACTCGGCGCGGAGGCAGACGTGCGCGCGGTGGTCCATCAGGCGGCCGGCGCCCTCGCCGAGCGCGGGAAGCGGCCGGTCGCCGACGCACTCGCCCTGATCAAGGCGCACGCCTTCGCCAGCGGTGAACCACTTGAGTCCGTGGCCCAACGGATCATGTCCGGCACTCTCGATATCAGTTAAGAGGCACCCCCTCATGCCCTCGTCGGATCAGCGGCTCGCCGACGCCTTCGTCGCACTGGCCCAAGTGCTGGACCACCCGTTCGACCCCTCCGCCTTCCTCACGGTTCTCGCGGAACACAGCGCGGAACTGCTCGACATCCATTCGGCCGGGGCCGTGTTCGCCATCGGCAGCCCGGACTCCCCCTGTGCGTCGGGATCGGATCCGCGGATCGCCGTACTGGAGTCGGAGGCCGCTCGTGCGCAGGAAGGCCCCGGTCACGACTGCCGGCAGAACGGCAACAGGGTCGAGGCCGCCCTCGACGCGCCGGCCCGAGTGCGCTGGCCCGCGTACACCCCCCGGGCCCGTGAGCTCGGTTTCACCCGGGTCGCCGCGCTGCCCCTGCGGGTCCGCGATGTCTCCTTCGGGGCGCTGGTCCTCCTGCGGACCACCGACTCGCCGCCGGCCCAGGACACCCTCGCCCTGGGCCAGTCGCTGGCAGACGCCGCGGCCCTGGCGCTGCTCCGCCGGCACGAGCTGGAGGAGAGCCGCATCTTGACAGCACAACTGGAGCGGGCCCTGACCAGTCGGATCATCATCGAACAGGCGAAAGGCGTACTCACCGCCCAGAGAAAGGTCACGCCGGACGAGGCGTTCATCCTCCTGCGCACGTACGCTCGCAAAAACAGGTCGAAACTGCACGAGGTGGCGCTTGCGGTGGTCGAGGCCCGGTTGGACATCAGTACTCCGTGAGCCGTCTTCCGGCGGCCCCCGTTCCTCGTGCCGGGCTTGCCCGCTGCCACGAGACGTGCCGACCGTCGCGGACCGGCCGGTGGTACACCCGATAGCAGCGCGATGCTCGCAGAGCGGCACGTGGAGGAAAGCACACATGACCACATACGACTTCGACCCGGAGGTCGGCCATCGGCTGGCGGTCGCGCTGTCGGATAATCCAGACAAAGCGGCTGCACAGCTCAAGGAGCGTCTGGAACACCTCGGGCTGACCCACGACCACTTCACGGTGGTCGTCGAGGGGACCACGGTCGTCGTCGGCGGCGACGCGGCGGTACAGGAGCAGAAGGAGAAGATTCTGCTCGCCCTCGGAAACGTGGTCGGAGTGACACGGGTCGATGACCGCGTCGACGCAGGGCAGGAGGATCTGAGCCCGCGCTTCGTCACCGTCCTCGAAGGCGAGTCCCTCGATCTGGTCGCCGAGCGGGTCTACGGCAACCGATCCGCCGCCGCACGACTGCTCGCCGCGAACAGCCCCATGCTCACCAGCGCCGACGCCGCCCGGCCGGGCGAGGTTCTGCGCGCACCGCTCTGAGGTGCGGAGTGCTGCTCGCCGACCGGGGCGGCAACCTCCGTGCCATGGCCGTTTCCGGCGAACAGGTACGCCTGCTGAAGTTCCTCCGGATCCAGAACGAAGAAGGCCCCTGCCTGGAACTGCCTGGCATGCGTCCGCACCGGCATGCCCGTGCTCGTCTCCGGCCCGCCCCGGGAAGCGGGCCGCCGACGACGACTGACGCCGCACACTGCGGGCTCACCGGGTCGACTCGGTGACGACCTTCTTACTCGCTGCTCGCTGCTGCAGACGGTGACGGTGGGGACGACGCAGATCCGGTCGCAGGTCGCCGGTTTCCCGGCGTACGACACGGGGTGGGCGGACGATCAGTCGCGCCCGATCTCCTGACCTGTGTGTTCGGCTGACCGGCTGGACTCCAGCCACGAACGGGCGGGCTCTGCGGCGCGGGTGGTGTCCACGGTGGGTTCGAGACAGGTGCCGCCCTCGCCGTTCGCCGGATAACTGCGCTGTTCGGTGGCGGAGAAGCAACGGCGGAGTACTTCCGCCACCCGCCGTGCGTCCTCGGGCGACGCAGAGACGATGTGAACCTCGGCGT
This sequence is a window from Streptomyces ortus. Protein-coding genes within it:
- a CDS encoding GAF and ANTAR domain-containing protein: MVADSGASESHSRRRADNAWRHAGLAQERAAREARYAERHESLAGESGDAFHDSMAAIHRRVEARHLTTARLQETFARRLTQWLADCGTSPLFMSEVARACGTGSAALTLVGSDLTQLAVAASDRPARSAQDLEYLLGIGPARDAARDGIPVSASGGAMERRWPSYGSGLTTLGISTVFAVPLKTSSGCLGALTVFDPRHTTTDLQSFAQVAEALTDTILLAPDVDPELGAEADVRAVVHQAAGALAERGKRPVADALALIKAHAFASGEPLESVAQRIMSGTLDIS
- a CDS encoding ANTAR domain-containing protein, yielding MPSSDQRLADAFVALAQVLDHPFDPSAFLTVLAEHSAELLDIHSAGAVFAIGSPDSPCASGSDPRIAVLESEAARAQEGPGHDCRQNGNRVEAALDAPARVRWPAYTPRARELGFTRVAALPLRVRDVSFGALVLLRTTDSPPAQDTLALGQSLADAAALALLRRHELEESRILTAQLERALTSRIIIEQAKGVLTAQRKVTPDEAFILLRTYARKNRSKLHEVALAVVEARLDISTP
- a CDS encoding BON domain-containing protein, with amino-acid sequence MTTYDFDPEVGHRLAVALSDNPDKAAAQLKERLEHLGLTHDHFTVVVEGTTVVVGGDAAVQEQKEKILLALGNVVGVTRVDDRVDAGQEDLSPRFVTVLEGESLDLVAERVYGNRSAAARLLAANSPMLTSADAARPGEVLRAPL